CTGGAGAAAGGGGCCTGCGCGCCGTCACAGCTGGTTACCTGCACGACGCCTGAGCACACTTTCGCTTCACACGGGCGCGGGATAATCCAGCCCCATGCTTCAAAAGCCCATCCTGCGCCGCACGGCGCTTGCCCTGGCAGTGACCGCCGCCGTGGTCGTTGCGCTCCCGGTGCCCGCGTCCACGTTCGACATGCCGTCGCTCGAGCGCATCGTCCACTACCAGCCCAAACTGCCGCTGCAGGTCTTCACCGCCGACGGCGTGGAGATCGCCCAGTTCGGCACCGAGCGGCGCGAATACATGCCAATCTCGCGCATCCCGAAACAGATGCAGCAAGCCGTGCTGGCGGTGGAAGACGCGCGCTTTCGCGAACACTCGGGCGTGGACCCCAAGGGCATGGCGCGCGCGGTGGTCGCGGCCATCACCGGCGGGCGCCGCCAAGGCGCATCGACCATCACCCAGCAGTTGGTGCGCACCATGCTGCTCACGCACCAGTTCTCGGCCGAACGCAAGGCCAAGGAAATCTGGCTGGCGCTCAAGCTCGAAGACGAGATCTCCAAGGACCGCATCCTGGAGATCTACATGAACGAGATCTTCCTGGGCCAGCGCGCATACGGCTTTGCAGCGGCTTCGCAGATCTACTTCGGCAAACCGCTGGACAAGCTCTCGTTGGCCGAGACCGCGATGCTCGCGGGGCTGCCGCAGAACCCCTATTACGCCAACCCGGTGGCCAACTTCGAACGTGCCACGCAACGCCAGCGCGTGGTGCTCGATCGCATGCGCGCCACCGAGGCCATCAACGACCAGCAACTGGCCACCGCACGCGCCGAAAAGCTCGTGATCCGCGCCCCCGGCTCGCGCAGCGTGCACGCGGCCCACGTGGCCGAAATGGCGCGCCTGGCGGTGGTGGAGCGCTTCGGCACGGAGGCCTATTCATCGGGCATCCGCGTGACCACATCCTTGCGCGCAGCGGACCAGCGCGCCGCGCACAACGCGGTGCAAAAGGGCGTGCTCGCGCTCGACCGCCGTGGCGCCTGGCGCGGCCCCGAGGATCTGGAAACGCTGCCTTCGGACAACGGTGCGGAACTCGAACGCGCGGCCGCCGAAGCCCTGAAGGACCACCGCGACGACGAGGACCTGCGCGTGGGCATCGTGCTCTCCGCCAGCCCCAAGGCGGTGCAGGTGCAGCTGGCCAGTGGCGAACGTGTGACCGTGCAGGGCGCCGGCCTGCAGTGGGTGCAACGCGCGCTCGATGCGAAGGCCAAAACCCCGGTGAAGATCGTGCGTGGCTCGATCGTGCGCGTGGTCACCACCGGCAAGACCAAAGACAAGAAGAGCGACGTGTGGGCCATTTCCCAATGGCCCGAGATCGAAGCGGCCATGGTGTCGCTCGATCCGCAGACGGGCCGCGTGCGCGCACTGGTCGGCGGCTTCGATTTCGCCAAGCAGCCGTTCAACCACGTCACGCAGGGATGGCGCCAGCCCGGCTCCGCCCTCAAGCCCTTGCTGTACTCGGCCGCGCTGGAAGCGCGCGTGATGCCTGCCACCCTGGTCGACGACCTGCCCTTCACCGCCGCCAATGGCTGGAGTCCCACCAACAGCAATGGGCAATACGAAGGCCCGATCACCCTGCGCCACGCGCTCATGAAATCGAGCAACTTGGCCAGCGTGCGTGTGCTGCAGCACACCGGCACCCGAGCGGCCCGCGACTGGACCGCACGCTTCGGTCTCGACCCGGCGCGCCAGCCCGATGATCTTTCGCTCGCTCTGGGCACGGGCAGCGTCACCCCCCTGCA
The sequence above is a segment of the Hydrogenophaga sp. BPS33 genome. Coding sequences within it:
- a CDS encoding penicillin-binding protein 1A translates to MLQKPILRRTALALAVTAAVVVALPVPASTFDMPSLERIVHYQPKLPLQVFTADGVEIAQFGTERREYMPISRIPKQMQQAVLAVEDARFREHSGVDPKGMARAVVAAITGGRRQGASTITQQLVRTMLLTHQFSAERKAKEIWLALKLEDEISKDRILEIYMNEIFLGQRAYGFAAASQIYFGKPLDKLSLAETAMLAGLPQNPYYANPVANFERATQRQRVVLDRMRATEAINDQQLATARAEKLVIRAPGSRSVHAAHVAEMARLAVVERFGTEAYSSGIRVTTSLRAADQRAAHNAVQKGVLALDRRGAWRGPEDLETLPSDNGAELERAAAEALKDHRDDEDLRVGIVLSASPKAVQVQLASGERVTVQGAGLQWVQRALDAKAKTPVKIVRGSIVRVVTTGKTKDKKSDVWAISQWPEIEAAMVSLDPQTGRVRALVGGFDFAKQPFNHVTQGWRQPGSALKPLLYSAALEARVMPATLVDDLPFTAANGWSPTNSNGQYEGPITLRHALMKSSNLASVRVLQHTGTRAARDWTARFGLDPARQPDDLSLALGTGSVTPLQMAQAYATVANGGWQVAPVVIEKITDAQGKVLFEAPPAAPLSEESRAIPARNAFVLGSLLNDVTRSGTAARAQALLKRPDIYGKTGTTNDAVDAWFAGYQPSLAAAVWVGYDKPRSLGGGESGGRIALPIWIDYMGAALKGVPVAQTPAPPDGLVREGDDWLYAEWRDGGWVSAISDSAGVQYQTNVGAEIGKVFNSFGAWLRGER